In Topomyia yanbarensis strain Yona2022 chromosome 2, ASM3024719v1, whole genome shotgun sequence, one DNA window encodes the following:
- the LOC131681402 gene encoding vitelline membrane protein 15a-2-like codes for MKSFCVVALAVTWCVLGSMAAPSYEHAAPAHHSMHTYHAKAPAVKCGANLLVGCAPHVAHVPCVPHQQHGGYHAPAPSHHGGHGGYRAAESSAGAESE; via the coding sequence ATGAAATCCTTCTGCGTCGTTGCCCTCGCCGTGACTTGGTGCGTGCTGGGAAGCATGGCTGCTCCATCGTACGAACACGCTGCCCCCGCTCACCACTCCATGCACACGTACCATGCCAAGGCTCCGGCTGTCAAGTGCGGCGCTAACCTGCTGGTCGGATGTGCTCCCCACGTAGCCCACGTGCCCTGCGTACCACATCAGCAGCACGGAGGATATCACGCTCCAGCCCCATCCCATCATGGTGGACACGGTGGATACCGAGCAGCCGAATCGTCCGCTGGTGCCGAAAGCGAATAA
- the LOC131679771 gene encoding vitelline membrane protein 15a-2-like: MSKFVVLTVLAVSAVFFAGALADYAPPKYEAPKYHAPAAAPSYHAPAPAYHAPAPAYHAPAPAPSYHAPAPAYHSAPVKCGANLMVGCAPTIAHVPCVPSHGGGGYGGHSSHGSSGGHGGYRSGAEAESFDQME; the protein is encoded by the coding sequence ATGAGCAAGTTCGTCGTGTTGACAGTTTTGGCCGTCTCCGCCGTTTTCTTCGCCGGTGCCCTGGCCGATTACGCTCCACCAAAGTACGAGGCACCGAAGTACCACGCACCAGCTGCAGCTCCTTCCTACCACGCACCGGCTCCAGCCTACCACGCACCGGCTCCTGCCTACCACGCACCGGCTCCGGCACCGTCCTATCACGCACCGGCACCAGCTTACCACTCCGCTCCGGTCAAGTGCGGTGCTAATCTGATGGTCGGATGTGCTCCCACCATTGCCCACGTACCGTGCGTTCCCTCGCATGGTGGCGGTGGATATGGCGGTCACAGCAGCCACGGCAGCTCCGGCGGTCACGGTGGGTACCGCAGTGGTGCAGAGGCCGAATCCTTCGATCAGATGGAATAG